A single genomic interval of Bacillus sp. es.036 harbors:
- a CDS encoding iron-containing alcohol dehydrogenase, translating to MSLTYSQYMLRTAIHSGAGTRALVPDLFRGLEAKRVVLFSDRGLEQAGVVEKIKEIFELTPHGTGPELAGVYLDIHQDAGSNDVNAALKFAREVSADGLLAVGGGSVMDTVKGVKYALHHGLTDIKEAIPGGLLYLSWPEATYMPIPHISIPTTAGTGSEVSPIAVIYNEEIKMKTNIIHPFINADMAILDPELTTGLPAKITAFTGFDALTHAIEALASPTATALTDAYALQSIRLIESHLPTAVKHGENLHARMEMLQASMMGITAFSFALNAIPVHNFAHAYGALFRIPHGLANAVFLPVVMEVLPDLYLPKSKELAEALHLETSGKEKQTLLTAVIEKIRNMQQDIGLPANFKDYSIPPEALETTVVAVKMDPAALNYPLPPELIKAVGERVIHAKKVTV from the coding sequence ATGTCTTTAACCTATTCACAATATATGCTTCGAACCGCCATTCATAGTGGCGCCGGCACTCGCGCACTCGTTCCAGACCTTTTCAGAGGACTTGAAGCGAAGCGAGTGGTTCTCTTTAGTGACCGTGGGCTTGAGCAGGCAGGAGTTGTTGAAAAGATCAAAGAAATTTTTGAGCTAACACCACATGGGACAGGTCCAGAACTTGCAGGAGTTTATCTTGATATTCATCAGGATGCAGGTAGCAATGATGTGAACGCTGCACTTAAATTTGCTAGAGAAGTAAGTGCAGATGGGCTCCTCGCTGTTGGTGGCGGAAGCGTAATGGACACCGTAAAAGGAGTTAAATATGCCCTTCATCACGGCTTAACCGATATTAAAGAAGCGATCCCAGGCGGACTGCTTTATTTATCATGGCCAGAAGCGACCTACATGCCAATCCCTCATATTTCCATTCCGACGACAGCTGGGACAGGATCCGAAGTATCGCCCATTGCCGTAATCTATAACGAAGAAATAAAGATGAAGACAAATATCATTCACCCTTTCATTAATGCGGACATGGCCATTTTAGATCCCGAACTAACAACCGGTTTACCGGCTAAAATCACTGCATTTACTGGATTTGACGCCTTAACTCATGCCATTGAAGCGCTGGCCTCACCAACTGCTACTGCTCTAACAGATGCGTATGCACTACAGTCGATACGCCTCATCGAATCCCATCTTCCCACCGCAGTGAAACATGGAGAAAATCTTCATGCGCGCATGGAAATGTTGCAGGCGAGCATGATGGGAATTACGGCATTTAGCTTTGCCCTTAATGCTATTCCCGTGCACAATTTCGCACATGCATACGGTGCCCTATTTCGTATTCCGCATGGACTCGCCAATGCTGTTTTCTTACCCGTTGTGATGGAAGTACTTCCAGATCTTTACCTTCCGAAAAGTAAAGAGCTTGCTGAAGCTCTGCATTTAGAGACATCTGGGAAAGAGAAACAGACGCTATTAACAGCGGTAATTGAAAAAATCCGAAACATGCAGCAGGACATTGGACTCCCTGCTAATTTTAAGGACTATTCAATTCCACCTGAAGCATTAGAGACAACTGTTGTCGCCGTTAAAATGGATCCAGCCGCTCTCAACTATCCGCTTCCTCCAGAATTGATTAAAGCAGTTGGAGAACGAGTCATTCATGCTAAAAAAGTAACAGTATAA
- a CDS encoding NAD(P)-dependent oxidoreductase, with amino-acid sequence MKLLVFGATGGTGNAFIKQAIAAGHTVTAFVRTPSKLETSHKNLLVEIGDAMQSADVKQAMSSDVDAVVSCLGASGLGKTTELSTMTANILDAMSIHGVNRIVYMASAGINKEIPGVTGFIAGKLLQNVLADHRRAADLLSASEVEWTIARPMGLTNDDLTGEYRKARTGIPKGGRRISREDVASFLLQTVSNHLYIRESIGLAY; translated from the coding sequence ATGAAGCTACTCGTATTCGGAGCGACTGGCGGTACTGGAAATGCATTTATCAAGCAGGCGATTGCGGCAGGGCATACCGTAACAGCATTTGTTCGAACACCTTCAAAGCTTGAAACGTCTCATAAGAATTTGTTAGTTGAAATTGGCGATGCGATGCAATCGGCTGATGTGAAGCAAGCCATGTCTTCTGATGTCGACGCGGTTGTTTCTTGCCTTGGGGCAAGTGGACTTGGAAAAACAACGGAACTTTCGACGATGACCGCGAATATTCTCGATGCGATGAGTATTCATGGTGTGAATCGCATTGTGTATATGGCTTCCGCAGGAATTAACAAAGAAATTCCGGGTGTAACAGGGTTCATTGCAGGTAAACTTTTGCAAAACGTTTTGGCTGATCACAGAAGAGCTGCTGATCTACTTAGTGCAAGTGAAGTAGAGTGGACAATCGCTCGTCCGATGGGACTTACGAATGATGACTTGACGGGGGAATACCGAAAGGCGCGAACGGGAATACCAAAAGGTGGACGCCGAATATCACGAGAAGATGTGGCTTCTTTTCTGCTTCAAACGGTAAGCAATCATCTTTATATTCGAGAATCAATTGGGCTTGCTTACTAA
- a CDS encoding class I SAM-dependent rRNA methyltransferase, giving the protein MRNERSVQVQAKHQKKFEKGYPLIFKEAIVNADTLKEEGVILRLEDEKGQFLAKGYYGRQNKGFGWVLSQNENEKIDLDFFVRKIQTALQHRESFFNDPTTTAFRIVNGEGDGLGGLTIDYFDGYYLINWYSEGVYSFKHAVIGALKQLVDYKGIYEKKRFDAKGQYVEDDDFVAGERGEFPLIVKENGVNFAVYLNEGAMVGVFLDQRPVRILIRDKYAKGKTVLNTFSYTGAFSVFAVEGGAVHTTSVDLANRSLNKTIEQFSVNGIDYEEQNILVMDVFKYFKYAVKKNLSFDMVIVDPPSFARSKKHTFSAAKDYKDLLKDAISITEDNGIIVASTNYSGYDMKKFKGFVDQAFKETNGRYQLLEEFTLPEDFRTIKEFREGNYLKVVFIKKVK; this is encoded by the coding sequence ATGAGGAACGAACGAAGCGTGCAGGTGCAAGCAAAGCATCAGAAAAAATTCGAAAAAGGCTATCCCCTTATTTTTAAAGAAGCGATCGTGAATGCAGACACCCTAAAAGAAGAAGGGGTCATTCTTAGGCTAGAAGATGAGAAGGGCCAATTTCTTGCAAAAGGCTATTATGGACGACAAAACAAAGGTTTTGGCTGGGTTCTATCGCAAAACGAAAACGAAAAAATCGATCTGGATTTTTTTGTTAGAAAAATTCAAACAGCGCTTCAACACCGCGAATCCTTTTTTAACGATCCGACGACCACTGCTTTTCGCATTGTGAATGGCGAAGGAGATGGTCTTGGAGGTTTAACGATTGATTATTTTGATGGATACTACCTCATTAACTGGTATAGTGAGGGTGTCTATTCATTTAAGCACGCTGTCATTGGAGCGTTGAAGCAGCTTGTAGATTATAAAGGCATTTATGAGAAAAAGCGGTTTGATGCTAAAGGGCAGTATGTGGAAGATGATGATTTTGTCGCAGGTGAACGCGGGGAGTTTCCACTAATTGTAAAAGAAAACGGTGTGAACTTTGCCGTGTATCTAAATGAAGGAGCAATGGTAGGCGTTTTTCTTGATCAGCGTCCGGTTCGTATATTAATTCGAGATAAATATGCGAAAGGAAAAACGGTACTAAATACGTTCTCTTATACGGGCGCTTTCTCCGTTTTTGCTGTTGAAGGTGGAGCCGTTCATACGACAAGCGTTGACCTTGCCAATCGAAGCTTAAATAAAACAATCGAGCAATTCAGCGTGAATGGAATTGATTATGAAGAACAGAACATCCTTGTCATGGATGTCTTTAAGTACTTTAAATATGCTGTAAAAAAGAATTTATCGTTTGATATGGTGATTGTTGATCCTCCAAGCTTTGCGCGTTCTAAGAAACATACGTTTAGCGCAGCAAAAGACTATAAAGATCTTTTAAAAGATGCGATTTCCATTACAGAAGATAATGGGATAATCGTCGCTTCAACGAACTATAGCGGTTACGATATGAAAAAATTTAAAGGATTCGTTGATCAAGCCTTTAAAGAAACGAATGGACGTTATCAGCTTCTAGAAGAATTTACCCTTCCCGAAGATTTTCGAACGATTAAAGAGTTTAGAGAAGGAAATTATCTAAAAGTCGTTTTCATTAAAAAAGTAAAGTAG
- a CDS encoding MFS transporter, with product MNEKTTSSYFKTILLLSVAVWLVVMNTTMFNVALPNVLTEFNLSPADGAWIVSGYSIILAIFTITYTRLSDYLPIRRLLIAGIVIFGIGSVLGFFATTFPLLLAARLLQATGAAAIPGLSMVFAGRFIPFARRGRAMAMIASASSLGFGLGPVVGGVVTEYLNWNYLFTVTLFVVLLIPILFRRLPEEEVRKGTFDIVGGILTGATVTSFLLYISTFNWLFLAIGIIVGGLLWLRITRTKAPFIQPSLFKNKGYRKLLYMSYLGFTTHFAILLLMPLMLQNVYEKGPSVVGYIIFPGAMLSAVAAIYVGRLLDRYGNMKVIYLAHGLLLISTVLFYFLSPLNEYMIMIGYMFTSFGFSSLSSSTTNEVSRILPSEEIATGIGMKQLIQFVGSASGSVAGGILLELNGLTYSTQSFQLTYAFLFVLMALSAVIMIVYARKAKS from the coding sequence ATGAACGAAAAAACAACTTCAAGCTATTTCAAAACCATTCTTCTTTTAAGTGTGGCTGTCTGGCTTGTAGTCATGAATACAACTATGTTTAATGTAGCACTACCTAACGTATTAACTGAGTTTAATCTCTCACCTGCTGATGGCGCCTGGATCGTATCAGGTTACTCGATCATCCTCGCGATTTTTACGATTACGTACACACGCTTATCGGATTACCTTCCGATCAGACGGCTGTTAATTGCAGGGATCGTCATATTTGGAATAGGATCTGTTCTTGGTTTCTTTGCTACAACATTCCCTCTTCTTCTTGCTGCACGCCTTTTACAAGCGACAGGTGCAGCAGCCATTCCAGGATTATCGATGGTATTCGCAGGACGGTTTATTCCATTTGCAAGACGTGGAAGAGCAATGGCGATGATTGCCTCTGCCTCATCACTTGGTTTCGGTCTTGGCCCGGTTGTAGGCGGAGTTGTGACGGAGTATCTTAATTGGAATTACTTATTTACCGTAACGTTATTTGTCGTTTTGCTTATTCCGATTCTCTTTCGTCGTCTTCCTGAAGAAGAAGTCCGAAAAGGAACCTTTGATATTGTAGGTGGAATCTTAACTGGAGCCACCGTCACAAGCTTCTTGCTCTATATTTCAACATTTAACTGGTTATTTTTGGCGATTGGTATCATTGTAGGTGGACTGCTTTGGCTTCGAATCACTCGAACAAAGGCTCCTTTTATTCAGCCATCTCTTTTCAAAAACAAAGGATATCGAAAGCTTCTGTATATGAGCTACCTTGGCTTCACGACACACTTTGCTATCTTATTGCTAATGCCGCTCATGCTTCAGAACGTTTACGAGAAGGGTCCATCTGTTGTTGGGTATATTATCTTCCCTGGAGCTATGCTTTCTGCTGTTGCTGCCATCTATGTTGGCAGACTGCTCGATCGCTATGGGAACATGAAAGTTATTTACCTTGCTCACGGACTGCTTCTCATTTCAACCGTGCTTTTCTATTTCCTTTCTCCACTTAATGAGTACATGATTATGATTGGCTATATGTTCACAAGTTTCGGTTTCTCTAGTCTTTCTTCAAGTACGACAAATGAAGTATCACGCATTCTTCCTTCCGAAGAAATCGCGACTGGCATTGGCATGAAGCAACTCATTCAATTCGTCGGCAGCGCGTCGGGATCTGTAGCCGGAGGAATACTATTAGAGCTAAACGGATTAACCTACAGCACACAATCCTTTCAGCTCACGTATGCCTTCTTGTTCGTCTTAATGGCTCTATCAGCAGTCATTATGATTGTTTATGCAAGAAAAGCGAAATCGTAA
- a CDS encoding ABC transporter ATP-binding protein, with amino-acid sequence MDHGPGKILSLKGLTKWYGEKLVLDDIDLDVYEGQIIGYIGPNGAGKSTTVKIMLGLEASYSGEVEIFGQNIKESGVAYKKRIGYVPEAADLYDNLTAREYLTFTGELYGLTADSADYKARLLMGVFNLEDVYDSRISSYSKGMKQKVLLISSLLHDPDILFLDEPINGLDANSVMVFKEILAQLSSQGKTIFYSSHIMEVVQKISSRILLLNDGKIVADGSFEQLRQKNKEGSLEEIFNQLTGFNEHQNLAENFVQIVQRDHR; translated from the coding sequence ATGGACCACGGACCGGGCAAGATACTTTCTTTAAAAGGATTAACAAAATGGTATGGTGAGAAACTTGTTCTCGATGATATTGATCTTGACGTATATGAGGGGCAGATCATTGGTTACATAGGTCCGAATGGAGCAGGAAAAAGCACGACGGTTAAAATCATGCTTGGACTAGAAGCGTCTTATTCGGGAGAAGTAGAAATTTTTGGCCAGAACATTAAGGAAAGTGGGGTAGCATACAAGAAAAGAATAGGGTACGTACCAGAAGCTGCGGACCTTTATGATAATTTAACTGCGAGAGAATATTTAACGTTTACAGGAGAGCTTTATGGCTTAACCGCGGATTCGGCCGATTACAAAGCGCGATTACTTATGGGTGTGTTTAACCTTGAAGATGTTTATGATTCGCGCATTTCTTCTTACTCAAAAGGAATGAAACAGAAGGTTTTATTGATTTCGAGCTTACTGCATGATCCTGATATTCTGTTCCTAGATGAACCGATTAATGGGCTAGATGCGAACAGTGTCATGGTGTTTAAGGAAATTCTTGCACAACTTTCATCACAGGGGAAAACGATTTTTTATTCTTCTCACATTATGGAGGTTGTTCAAAAAATCAGCAGTCGCATCCTTCTATTAAACGATGGCAAAATCGTAGCGGATGGAAGCTTTGAACAGCTTCGTCAGAAAAACAAAGAAGGGTCTTTAGAGGAAATTTTCAATCAGCTGACAGGATTTAATGAGCACCAAAATCTTGCAGAGAATTTTGTACAGATCGTTCAGCGTGATCATAGATGA